A genomic region of Bernardetia sp. ABR2-2B contains the following coding sequences:
- a CDS encoding NUDIX domain-containing protein — protein sequence MRIFVQNNYLEFVNEYPEVTGGRILQTEEIKDSYKLYLSLKTRTDFTRAYIKTDDIEKSFEEFAKKFKIREAAGGLVMRDTLQLWIFRNGKWDLPKGHLEENETNAEAAVREVEEECGVKAEIVKELPTTYHIYTYEGKEIIKKTYWFEMSTEDESTPQPQIEEGIEKVTWLKEIEIPYILNNTWASIEYLLSQIIEF from the coding sequence ATGCGTATTTTCGTTCAAAATAATTATTTAGAATTCGTCAATGAATATCCTGAAGTAACAGGAGGACGTATTTTGCAAACCGAAGAAATAAAAGACAGTTATAAATTATACCTTTCTCTCAAGACAAGAACTGATTTTACTAGAGCTTACATAAAAACAGATGATATAGAAAAGTCATTTGAAGAATTTGCCAAAAAATTTAAAATTAGAGAGGCTGCTGGAGGGTTAGTGATGCGTGATACTTTACAGCTTTGGATTTTTAGAAATGGAAAATGGGATTTGCCAAAAGGACATTTGGAAGAAAATGAAACGAATGCTGAAGCTGCCGTTAGAGAAGTAGAAGAAGAGTGTGGTGTGAAAGCTGAAATTGTAAAAGAGTTACCAACTACTTATCATATTTATACCTACGAAGGAAAAGAAATCATAAAGAAAACCTACTGGTTTGAGATGAGTACGGAAGATGAAAGTACGCCACAACCACAAATCGAAGAGGGGATAGAAAAAGTAACGTGGCTCAAAGAAATCGAAATTCCTTATATCTTGAATAATACGTGGGCTTCAATTGAATATTTACTTTCTCAGATTATTGAATTTTAG
- the lysA gene encoding diaminopimelate decarboxylase codes for MLEFDQDEYCIGGVSALSLSEKYGTPLYVYDAKKMETQYKQLCKAFSKTKMKVHYACKALTNISVLKFFKSLGAGLDTVSIEEVQLGLLAGFEPSDILFTPNSVALSEINEAVSLGVQVNIDSISVLEEFGHQWGGKVPVCVRINPHLMAGGNAKISVGHIDSKFGISLYQMRHVQRIVEAYKMKITGLHMHTGSDILDVEVFLRGLDILLETAEDFPDLEYIDMGSGFKVAYKENDITTDIDKLGEQVAERFNEFCKQYGKDLTLVFEPGKYLVSESGTFLASVSVLKTTPTAVFAGLNSGMNHLIRPMFYDSYHHITNISNPKGVARVYNVVGYICETDTFGANRKLSEVRENDILAFQNAGAYSFMMASNYNSRFRPAEVLVYEGKDYLIRKRETFEDITRNQIEMDFENIAIENKEEVIS; via the coding sequence ATGTTAGAATTTGATCAAGACGAATATTGTATTGGGGGCGTTTCTGCTCTCTCACTTTCAGAAAAATATGGAACTCCTTTGTATGTTTATGACGCAAAGAAAATGGAAACACAATACAAACAGCTTTGTAAGGCGTTTTCAAAAACTAAAATGAAGGTACATTACGCTTGTAAAGCACTTACAAATATTTCGGTCTTGAAATTCTTTAAATCATTGGGAGCAGGGTTAGATACTGTTTCTATTGAGGAAGTTCAACTAGGTCTTTTAGCTGGTTTTGAGCCTTCTGATATTTTATTTACACCTAATTCAGTTGCACTAAGTGAAATAAATGAGGCTGTGAGTTTGGGAGTACAAGTGAATATTGATAGTATCTCGGTTTTGGAAGAGTTTGGACATCAATGGGGAGGTAAAGTTCCCGTTTGTGTACGTATAAACCCTCATTTGATGGCTGGTGGAAATGCAAAAATTTCGGTGGGGCATATAGATTCCAAATTCGGAATTTCTTTATATCAAATGCGTCATGTTCAGCGTATTGTTGAAGCCTACAAAATGAAAATTACAGGACTTCATATGCATACAGGTTCTGATATTTTAGATGTAGAAGTATTTTTGAGAGGATTAGACATTTTATTAGAAACAGCAGAAGACTTCCCAGACTTAGAATATATTGATATGGGAAGTGGTTTTAAGGTAGCCTATAAAGAAAATGATATTACGACAGATATCGATAAACTGGGAGAGCAGGTTGCAGAGCGTTTTAATGAGTTTTGTAAGCAATACGGAAAAGACTTGACACTTGTTTTCGAACCAGGGAAATATTTAGTGAGCGAGTCAGGAACATTTTTAGCTTCTGTGAGTGTACTCAAAACTACTCCTACGGCTGTTTTTGCAGGTCTTAATTCAGGTATGAATCATCTTATTCGTCCCATGTTTTATGATTCTTATCATCATATTACAAATATTTCTAATCCAAAAGGAGTCGCAAGAGTCTATAATGTTGTAGGCTATATTTGTGAAACAGATACATTTGGAGCAAATCGAAAATTGTCAGAAGTAAGAGAAAATGATATTCTTGCTTTTCAAAATGCAGGTGCTTATTCTTTCATGATGGCTTCTAATTATAATTCTCGTTTCCGTCCTGCTGAAGTATTAGTATATGAAGGAAAAGACTATCTTATCCGAAAAAGAGAAACCTTTGAAGATATTACAAGAAATCAAATTGAGATGGATTTTGAAAATATTGCCATTGAAAACAAAGAAGAAGTGATTTCTTAA
- a CDS encoding histidine phosphatase family protein, whose protein sequence is MKTLILIRHAKSSWKDETLPDRERPLNTRGKNDAPLMGKVLFEKNIIPDLVLSSSAKRAKKTAQKIFFDIYGFMESQVHLTDDLYFTGVPFHMRIINTLFDTKNTVALVGHNPDLSKLVDFLADKAIEEMPTTGIYCLDFDVNSWAEVARHSGTVRFFEYPKKYKEIR, encoded by the coding sequence ATGAAAACACTAATACTTATAAGACATGCCAAATCTTCGTGGAAAGATGAAACTCTGCCAGACCGTGAACGCCCTCTAAACACTAGAGGGAAAAACGATGCACCTCTAATGGGAAAGGTTTTATTTGAAAAAAATATAATTCCAGATTTGGTATTGTCTAGCTCTGCTAAGAGAGCAAAAAAGACAGCACAAAAGATTTTTTTTGATATTTATGGATTTATGGAAAGTCAAGTTCATTTAACTGACGACCTTTACTTTACAGGTGTTCCTTTTCACATGCGAATTATCAATACACTTTTTGATACAAAAAATACGGTTGCTTTAGTTGGGCATAATCCAGATTTGAGTAAGTTAGTGGATTTTTTGGCAGATAAAGCTATTGAAGAAATGCCCACAACAGGTATTTATTGTTTGGATTTTGATGTAAATTCGTGGGCAGAAGTAGCAAGGCATTCAGGAACAGTTCGTTTTTTTGAATATCCTAAAAAATATAAAGAGATTAGATAA
- a CDS encoding alpha/beta fold hydrolase translates to MKLNYKELGDIDAPPLLILHGVFGSLDNWLTLGRQFSEKYRVFLIDQRNHGRSPHDEAMNYNILADDLYNFIEEHQLKKPLLIGHSMGGKVVMQYALNYPTTFEKMVVVDIAPRKYNVSHHEAILKGLKAIDVENLESRGSADKKLGQYIDEEGVRLFLLKNLARKKEGYEWKMNLSVLEKSILKIGGAVIKNKNIASSVDYNEKPVLFINGGQSRYIQEKDIPTIIKYFPNAHIHTIEEAGHWVHAQSPKEFFEVVTNFLES, encoded by the coding sequence ATGAAACTCAATTATAAAGAATTAGGAGATATAGATGCACCACCTTTGCTTATTCTACACGGCGTATTTGGTTCGCTTGATAACTGGCTTACTTTAGGACGTCAATTTTCAGAAAAATATAGAGTGTTTTTAATAGATCAACGCAATCATGGACGTTCTCCACACGATGAGGCAATGAATTATAACATTTTGGCAGATGATTTATATAATTTCATAGAAGAGCATCAACTTAAAAAACCACTTCTTATTGGACATTCGATGGGAGGAAAAGTAGTAATGCAATACGCCTTAAATTATCCTACTACTTTTGAAAAAATGGTAGTAGTTGATATCGCTCCTAGAAAGTATAATGTTTCTCATCATGAAGCTATTTTGAAGGGGTTGAAAGCTATTGATGTAGAAAACTTAGAAAGTAGAGGCAGTGCTGATAAAAAATTAGGACAATATATAGATGAAGAAGGGGTTCGTCTATTCTTGCTGAAGAATTTAGCTCGTAAAAAAGAAGGATATGAGTGGAAAATGAATTTGTCTGTCTTAGAAAAATCTATTTTAAAAATAGGAGGCGCAGTAATCAAAAATAAAAATATAGCTTCGTCAGTAGATTACAATGAAAAGCCTGTTTTGTTTATAAATGGAGGGCAATCTCGTTATATTCAAGAGAAAGATATTCCTACGATTATAAAATATTTTCCAAATGCCCATATACACACTATCGAAGAAGCTGGTCATTGGGTACACGCACAAAGTCCAAAGGAGTTTTTCGAAGTTGTTACAAACTTTCTTGAAAGTTAA
- a CDS encoding lytic transglycosylase domain-containing protein translates to MKTTYFTFAFLFILLFTTFSCVAQKVSDIQTVVPVQIPDTVMFAGERVPLEDENIKERLDRELISIVYGHAYTMLLLKRSGRWRKPLEDSLMKYGIHKDFFYLAIAESSLDPMIKSNRDALGTWQFLEETGKQFGLVINNNIDERQDPLKSCVAATKYFQQAYKKFGSWAAVAASYNRGMAGLEKAMDNQGTRNYYDLFLNAETSRYVLRITALKMVLENPKKYGYCIEEYEYYDTFEFDEVKITENIESVPKWAREHGMTYKEFRLYNPAISINDNEYNFVAPKGGYIFRVRKKK, encoded by the coding sequence TTGAAAACCACCTATTTTACTTTTGCTTTTCTATTTATTTTATTGTTTACTACTTTTTCTTGTGTAGCTCAAAAAGTGAGTGATATTCAGACAGTCGTTCCTGTCCAAATTCCTGATACAGTTATGTTTGCAGGAGAGAGAGTTCCTTTAGAAGATGAAAACATAAAAGAAAGGTTGGATAGAGAACTCATTTCGATTGTTTATGGACATGCCTATACGATGCTTTTATTGAAGCGTTCGGGTAGGTGGCGCAAACCTTTGGAGGATAGCCTTATGAAATATGGGATTCATAAAGATTTTTTTTATTTAGCAATTGCAGAAAGCAGCCTTGACCCAATGATAAAGTCGAATAGAGATGCTTTAGGAACGTGGCAGTTTTTGGAAGAAACAGGAAAACAGTTTGGTTTGGTCATCAATAACAATATTGATGAGAGACAAGACCCATTAAAATCTTGTGTTGCAGCCACTAAATATTTTCAACAAGCCTATAAAAAATTTGGAAGCTGGGCAGCTGTTGCAGCTTCATACAATAGAGGAATGGCAGGATTGGAAAAAGCAATGGATAATCAAGGAACAAGAAATTATTATGATTTATTCTTAAATGCTGAAACTTCTCGTTACGTACTCCGAATTACTGCCTTAAAAATGGTTTTGGAAAACCCTAAAAAGTATGGCTATTGCATAGAAGAATATGAATATTATGATACTTTTGAGTTTGATGAAGTAAAAATTACAGAAAATATTGAAAGCGTTCCTAAGTGGGCAAGAGAACACGGAATGACTTACAAAGAGTTTCGTTTGTATAATCCTGCTATTTCTATCAACGACAATGAATATAACTTTGTAGCACCAAAAGGAGGTTATATTTTTCGTGTGAGAAAGAAAAAGTAA
- a CDS encoding glycosyltransferase gives MKKKTIKFIVPYPYDIAPGQRFRYEQYLDILEENNFDYELLSFLDEETNKILYKKGHTLQKVVGVLKGFLRRFVHIWKARNADFVFLFREATPIGYPIFEWILVKVFNRKIIYDFDDAIWIHATSSQNKLAAFLKSPDKVKKICKWSYKISTGNEYLQRNANEFANSTTKAILNPTTIDLEKKHNMLHEHNPNKKPIIGWTGSHSTLIYLEMIIPILKELEQKHDFIFRVICNQNPNLDTENNLKSFEFVKWNKETEIKDLSELDIGVMPLTADAWAEGKCGFKALQYMALGVPAVISPIGVNKKIINQEATNENGFLADTETEWKEHLSFLLENPQKRQEMGTLALQTIQNEYSVKSNRENFLALFR, from the coding sequence ATGAAAAAAAAGACAATCAAATTTATTGTTCCTTATCCTTATGACATTGCCCCTGGTCAGCGATTTCGTTATGAGCAGTATTTGGATATTCTTGAAGAAAATAATTTTGATTATGAATTACTGTCTTTTTTAGATGAAGAAACAAATAAAATTCTCTATAAAAAAGGGCATACTCTACAAAAAGTAGTAGGGGTTTTGAAAGGGTTTTTAAGGCGTTTTGTTCATATTTGGAAGGCTAGAAATGCAGATTTTGTTTTTTTATTTCGTGAAGCTACTCCTATTGGTTATCCTATTTTTGAATGGATTTTGGTAAAAGTTTTTAATAGAAAGATTATCTATGATTTTGATGATGCGATATGGATTCATGCGACTTCCTCTCAAAATAAATTAGCAGCCTTTTTAAAATCTCCTGATAAGGTAAAGAAAATTTGTAAATGGTCGTATAAAATAAGTACAGGAAATGAGTATTTGCAACGCAACGCCAATGAGTTTGCAAACTCTACCACAAAAGCTATTTTGAATCCAACAACGATTGATTTAGAAAAAAAGCATAATATGCTACACGAGCATAACCCAAATAAAAAACCGATTATTGGCTGGACAGGTTCGCACTCTACGCTGATTTATTTAGAAATGATTATCCCTATTTTGAAGGAACTAGAACAGAAACATGATTTCATCTTTCGTGTTATCTGCAATCAAAACCCAAACTTAGATACAGAAAATAATTTGAAGAGCTTTGAGTTTGTGAAATGGAATAAAGAAACAGAAATAAAAGATTTATCAGAATTAGATATTGGAGTGATGCCACTTACGGCTGATGCGTGGGCAGAAGGAAAATGTGGCTTTAAGGCCTTGCAATATATGGCGTTGGGTGTTCCTGCCGTGATTTCTCCGATTGGTGTCAATAAAAAAATTATTAATCAAGAGGCAACTAATGAAAACGGTTTTTTAGCTGATACAGAAACTGAATGGAAAGAGCATCTATCTTTTCTTTTAGAAAACCCACAAAAAAGACAGGAAATGGGAACTCTAGCATTACAAACGATCCAAAACGAATACTCCGTAAAATCTAATAGAGAGAACTTTTTGGCTTTGTTTCGCTGA
- a CDS encoding RelA/SpoT family protein, translated as MSIPEKGVEISNKTEEQQLEKEKNEILQRYRHLMRLARPYMQGDDTKKIKKAFQIATEAHGNVRRKSGEPYIFHPIEVARIVVEEMGLGTTSIICALLHDVVEDSDIPLSRLEKEFGSRVAKIIDGLTKVPSDMFGQEKSQQAETFRKVLLTISEDIRVVLIKIADRLHNMRTLESMPNAKQLKIKAETQFIYAPLAHRLGLYNIRSELDDLSLKYSNRKAYNEIVEHIKRTKASRTRFINEFKKPIEEELARQGLDFEVKSRMKSISSIHKKMVKQQIPFDEVYDLFAIRIILNTGVGEDEKAACWRTYSVVTDFYQPSPQRLRDWISAPKTTGYESLHTTVMSKRGQWVEVQIRTHRMDEIAEKGYAAHWKYKGGTDKSESSIEGWIARVRESIENKDLSALEFIDEFQNNFFSDEIYVFTPKGDLKVLPQGSTILDFAFDIHSEIGERCMGGKVNHKLVPLNYELQNGDQIEILVSSKTKVNEDWLSYVRTSKSKQLIRQSLKKDQKIIVEDGKDIVKRKLKQLKLDFNDETVNQLLDYFKYKYASDFYYAVGKGKIEHTQIKKFREEDEQYKAAQIKPKKESKGYKKKKKDDILMIGGDSTIEFHLSKCCHPIPGDNIFGLTTSGRGIRIHRTDCPNAVAIMASYGDRIISVNWSSQKSQTFEVLLTIIGADRMGLVNDVTRIISNQNKVNICGISFNINEETVFEGEIRLRVLNTDQVQKLIVELKELDGVVQVMRQDEDEILSD; from the coding sequence ATGTCAATACCAGAAAAGGGAGTAGAAATTTCCAATAAAACGGAAGAACAACAACTAGAAAAAGAAAAAAACGAGATTTTACAACGTTATCGCCATTTAATGCGATTGGCACGTCCTTATATGCAAGGAGATGATACCAAAAAAATTAAAAAAGCATTTCAGATAGCTACTGAGGCACACGGAAACGTACGTAGAAAATCAGGAGAGCCTTATATTTTTCATCCTATCGAAGTGGCAAGAATTGTTGTAGAGGAAATGGGATTAGGAACAACTTCTATTATTTGTGCGCTTTTGCATGATGTTGTTGAAGATTCAGATATTCCTCTTTCAAGACTAGAAAAAGAGTTTGGTAGTCGTGTCGCCAAAATCATTGATGGACTTACAAAAGTTCCTAGTGATATGTTTGGACAAGAAAAATCACAACAAGCAGAAACATTCAGAAAAGTTCTCTTGACGATTTCAGAAGATATTCGTGTTGTTCTTATCAAAATTGCAGACCGTTTGCACAATATGCGTACACTAGAAAGTATGCCTAATGCAAAGCAACTTAAAATAAAAGCAGAAACACAATTTATTTATGCACCCCTTGCCCACCGTTTGGGATTGTATAATATTCGTTCTGAGCTAGATGATTTGTCTTTGAAGTATTCTAACCGAAAGGCATATAATGAAATTGTTGAGCATATCAAACGAACGAAGGCTTCTCGTACTCGTTTTATCAATGAATTTAAAAAGCCGATTGAAGAAGAACTAGCACGACAAGGGCTAGATTTTGAAGTAAAGAGCCGAATGAAATCTATTTCGTCTATTCATAAAAAAATGGTCAAGCAGCAAATTCCTTTTGATGAAGTCTATGATTTGTTTGCTATTCGAATTATCCTAAACACAGGAGTCGGAGAAGATGAAAAGGCTGCGTGTTGGCGTACTTATTCTGTCGTAACTGATTTTTATCAGCCTAGTCCACAACGTTTGAGAGATTGGATTAGCGCACCCAAAACGACAGGTTATGAATCGTTGCATACAACTGTAATGAGCAAACGAGGGCAATGGGTAGAAGTCCAGATTCGAACTCACAGAATGGACGAGATAGCAGAAAAAGGCTATGCAGCTCACTGGAAATATAAAGGAGGAACAGATAAAAGTGAATCCAGTATTGAAGGTTGGATTGCTAGAGTGCGTGAAAGCATCGAAAACAAAGACCTTTCTGCATTAGAGTTTATTGATGAATTTCAGAATAACTTTTTTAGTGATGAGATTTATGTCTTTACACCAAAAGGAGATTTGAAAGTGCTACCACAAGGCTCTACGATTTTAGATTTTGCCTTTGATATTCATTCTGAAATTGGTGAGCGTTGTATGGGTGGAAAAGTAAATCATAAACTTGTTCCTCTCAACTATGAGCTTCAAAATGGCGACCAAATAGAAATTCTTGTTTCTTCTAAAACGAAAGTAAATGAAGATTGGCTCTCTTATGTTCGTACCTCAAAGTCAAAACAACTTATTCGTCAGTCTCTCAAAAAAGACCAAAAAATAATTGTTGAAGACGGAAAAGACATTGTAAAACGAAAACTCAAACAGCTCAAACTTGATTTTAATGACGAGACTGTCAATCAGCTTCTAGATTATTTTAAATATAAGTATGCTTCTGATTTTTATTATGCTGTCGGAAAAGGAAAAATTGAGCATACACAAATTAAGAAGTTTAGAGAAGAAGATGAGCAGTATAAAGCTGCACAGATAAAACCGAAAAAAGAAAGCAAGGGATATAAAAAGAAGAAAAAAGACGATATTCTTATGATTGGAGGAGACTCTACAATTGAGTTTCATTTGTCTAAGTGTTGCCACCCAATTCCGGGAGATAATATTTTTGGATTGACTACAAGTGGGCGAGGAATTCGTATTCATCGAACAGACTGCCCGAATGCTGTCGCTATTATGGCTTCGTATGGAGATAGAATTATTTCTGTAAATTGGTCTAGCCAAAAATCACAAACTTTTGAAGTCTTGCTTACCATTATTGGTGCTGATAGAATGGGACTTGTAAATGATGTTACTCGTATTATTTCCAATCAGAATAAAGTTAATATCTGTGGAATTAGTTTTAACATTAATGAAGAGACTGTTTTTGAAGGAGAGATTCGTTTGCGTGTCTTGAATACTGACCAAGTGCAAAAGCTAATTGTAGAGCTTAAAGAGCTAGACGGAGTAGTTCAGGTAATGCGACAGGATGAAGATGAAATTTTGAGTGATTAG
- the rplM gene encoding 50S ribosomal protein L13 — protein MDSLSYKTEFVTAEQGKEDREWLIVDAEGQTLGRMASEIAKRLRGKHKPSYTPHNDCGDSVIVINAEKIHLTGKKWNDKKIITHSGYPGGQKIYSARQILQRKPTQLVEDAVKGMLPHNRLGRELFRNLFVHAGSEHPHEAQQPKEVKF, from the coding sequence ATGGATTCACTTAGTTACAAAACTGAGTTTGTTACTGCAGAGCAAGGCAAAGAAGACCGTGAATGGCTTATTGTTGATGCTGAAGGACAAACTTTGGGTCGTATGGCAAGTGAAATAGCGAAGCGTTTGCGTGGAAAGCACAAGCCTTCTTACACTCCTCACAATGATTGTGGCGATAGTGTAATCGTTATTAATGCCGAAAAAATCCACCTTACTGGTAAGAAGTGGAACGACAAAAAGATCATTACTCACTCTGGTTATCCAGGTGGTCAAAAAATTTATTCAGCACGCCAAATTTTACAGCGTAAGCCTACACAACTTGTAGAAGATGCAGTAAAAGGTATGTTGCCTCACAACCGTTTAGGGCGTGAGTTATTCCGTAATTTGTTCGTGCACGCAGGAAGTGAGCATCCTCATGAAGCACAACAACCTAAAGAAGTGAAATTTTAA
- the rpsB gene encoding 30S ribosomal protein S2 translates to MDKIEYKDLLDAGVHFGHLKRKWNPKMAPYIFMERNGIHIIDLNKTLASLETTTAAIKEMARKGQKIMFVATKKQAQEVVSQEAQRLNMPYVTDRWLGGMLTNFATVRKSIKKMQSTDRMMKSDMYKNLAKRERLMITREQEKLERVLGGIADLNRLPSALFVVDVVREHIAIKEAKRLNIPVFAIVDTNADPNVVDYAVPANDDAYKSILLLTTIIGKAVEEGLAERKEDKEQAKLQEEENKKRAIDEKKSKAVASKASADEEE, encoded by the coding sequence ATGGACAAAATAGAATATAAAGACCTTTTGGACGCAGGCGTGCATTTCGGTCACTTGAAAAGAAAGTGGAATCCAAAAATGGCTCCTTACATTTTTATGGAGCGCAATGGTATCCACATCATTGACCTTAATAAGACTCTCGCCAGTCTAGAAACCACTACGGCTGCCATCAAAGAAATGGCTCGTAAAGGACAAAAAATTATGTTTGTTGCTACTAAGAAACAAGCACAAGAAGTAGTATCACAAGAGGCACAACGCCTAAATATGCCTTATGTTACAGACCGTTGGTTGGGTGGAATGCTCACTAACTTTGCTACTGTACGTAAGTCTATCAAAAAAATGCAGTCGACAGACCGTATGATGAAAAGTGATATGTACAAAAACTTAGCAAAGCGTGAACGTCTTATGATTACACGTGAGCAAGAGAAATTAGAGCGTGTATTAGGTGGTATTGCAGACCTTAACCGTTTGCCTTCTGCTCTTTTTGTAGTTGATGTTGTTCGTGAACACATTGCTATCAAAGAAGCAAAACGCCTTAATATTCCTGTTTTTGCTATCGTAGATACAAATGCAGACCCTAACGTTGTTGATTATGCAGTTCCTGCAAATGATGATGCTTACAAGTCTATCTTACTTCTTACTACTATCATCGGTAAAGCCGTTGAAGAAGGTTTAGCAGAACGTAAAGAAGATAAAGAACAAGCTAAATTGCAAGAAGAAGAAAATAAAAAACGTGCAATAGATGAAAAAAAATCTAAAGCCGTAGCTTCGAAAGCAAGTGCTGACGAAGAGGAATAA
- a CDS encoding GNAT family N-acetyltransferase translates to MILTNYKETIEIINYDDNLSEWVKKLNIEWLEKYFRLEKGDVISLSNPKKEIIEKGGYIFFVKIRDKNNEEIVATASLLKKTDTIFELGKMAVTSEEQGKGIGKFLLKHCLDFAKNNGISTIILYSNTVLQSAIHLYKKIGFEERPLEEGLYERANIKMQLDLKNYSL, encoded by the coding sequence ATGATATTGACAAATTATAAAGAAACTATTGAAATAATTAATTATGATGATAATTTGAGTGAATGGGTCAAAAAACTAAATATTGAATGGCTTGAAAAATACTTTAGATTAGAAAAAGGCGATGTAATTTCACTTTCAAATCCCAAGAAAGAGATTATTGAGAAAGGAGGATATATCTTTTTTGTGAAAATTAGAGATAAGAATAATGAAGAAATTGTAGCAACGGCTTCATTATTAAAAAAGACTGATACTATTTTTGAGTTAGGAAAAATGGCTGTTACAAGCGAAGAACAAGGAAAAGGAATAGGTAAATTTCTTTTAAAACATTGCTTGGATTTTGCAAAAAACAATGGTATTTCTACAATCATTCTTTATTCCAATACTGTGCTTCAATCAGCAATTCATTTATATAAGAAAATAGGTTTTGAAGAAAGACCGTTAGAAGAGGGACTTTATGAACGTGCAAATATAAAGATGCAATTAGACTTGAAGAATTACAGTTTATAA
- the rpsI gene encoding 30S ribosomal protein S9 encodes MSTTLHTLGRRKKAVARVYMQPGTGKITVNGRAIEDYFPTEILRIIINQPFVVTDKVGVFDVNVNVASGGITGQAGAVRLGISRALVEHDPELRPALKAEGFMTRDPRMVERKKYGRRKARRRFQFSKR; translated from the coding sequence ATGAGTACAACTCTTCACACCCTCGGAAGACGTAAGAAGGCAGTAGCTCGTGTTTATATGCAACCTGGTACAGGAAAAATCACTGTAAACGGTCGTGCTATAGAAGACTACTTCCCAACAGAAATCTTACGTATCATCATCAATCAACCTTTTGTTGTTACTGACAAAGTAGGTGTTTTTGATGTAAATGTAAACGTAGCTAGTGGTGGAATCACAGGACAAGCAGGTGCTGTTCGTCTTGGTATTTCTCGTGCCTTAGTTGAGCATGACCCAGAGCTTCGCCCAGCTCTTAAAGCTGAAGGATTCATGACACGTGACCCTCGTATGGTGGAACGTAAAAAATACGGTCGTAGAAAAGCACGTCGTAGATTCCAATTCAGTAAGCGTTAA
- the tsf gene encoding translation elongation factor Ts yields MAITASEVKKLREMTGAGMMDCKKALTESNGDFDGAVDILRKQGQKVSAKRADRDTSEGAVFIEIFNNDSEGVIVGLGCETDFVARNEEFQTLGNEIAKLASDKKPSSSEELLALETGGQSLEAKITDFVGKMGEKISIVGYSHLSADKLAAYIHSNGKVGVLVAMDNAGSADYDAIGKDLGMQIAAMNPVALNEDGVDPKVTEREMAIGVERAREEGKPENILDRIAQGYVKKYLQENTLMNQAFVKDPKVTIAQYVKNEGKGMEVKAFERVSVGE; encoded by the coding sequence ATGGCAATTACGGCAAGTGAAGTAAAGAAACTTCGTGAAATGACAGGTGCAGGAATGATGGACTGCAAAAAAGCTCTTACAGAGTCTAATGGAGATTTTGATGGTGCAGTAGATATTTTGCGTAAACAAGGGCAAAAAGTATCTGCAAAACGTGCTGATAGAGATACTTCAGAAGGTGCAGTTTTTATCGAAATTTTCAATAATGATTCAGAAGGCGTAATTGTTGGATTGGGTTGTGAAACTGACTTTGTAGCTCGTAATGAAGAGTTTCAAACATTGGGAAATGAAATTGCAAAACTTGCATCAGACAAAAAACCATCTTCTTCAGAAGAACTTTTAGCTTTAGAAACAGGTGGACAAAGCCTAGAAGCCAAAATTACTGACTTTGTTGGTAAAATGGGGGAGAAAATTTCTATCGTAGGTTATAGCCATCTATCAGCTGACAAATTAGCAGCTTACATTCACTCAAATGGAAAAGTTGGTGTTTTGGTAGCTATGGATAATGCAGGAAGTGCTGATTATGATGCTATCGGAAAAGACTTGGGTATGCAAATCGCAGCAATGAATCCTGTTGCTCTTAATGAAGATGGTGTTGATCCTAAAGTTACTGAACGTGAAATGGCTATTGGCGTAGAACGTGCAAGAGAAGAAGGCAAACCAGAAAATATCTTAGACAGAATCGCTCAAGGTTATGTTAAGAAATACCTTCAAGAAAATACATTAATGAACCAAGCATTTGTAAAAGACCCTAAAGTTACGATTGCTCAGTATGTAAAAAATGAAGGAAAAGGAATGGAAGTCAAAGCTTTCGAACGTGTATCAGTAGGTGAGTAG